One genomic region from Amphiprion ocellaris isolate individual 3 ecotype Okinawa chromosome 20, ASM2253959v1, whole genome shotgun sequence encodes:
- the arid4a gene encoding AT-rich interactive domain-containing protein 4A — translation MKAADEPAYLTVGTDVSAKYRGAFCEAKIKTVKRMVKVKVTLKGESTSQVVQDDQVKGPLRVGSTVEVKTNEGLCSEAVISKLTDASLYTVVFDDGDEKTLRRTSLCLKGERHFAESETLDQLPLTNPEHFGTPVIGKKMNRGGRRSSQAVADEENESSSSEDEEDDRRRLNDELLGAVCSIENVEESSSWFLALVVSPSCNDELVVKKDQCLVRSFGDGKFYTVARRHVHTVNSLSLTKSEFSNRRGLEAAQMFLRSREVSDVWKMDMSQILDSSSSEDEDGEEEKESEEEDDDDDEEKKKKKHIKEEPEEELDPEERDHFLQQLYKFMEDRGTPINKPPVLGYKDLNLFKLFRLVYQLGGCHKIESGTVWKQVYMDLGIPVLNSAASYNVKTAYKKYLYGFEEYCRSASITFRTIHHNNPRPPAPPANQKPAGAEPKEPTTPQVKVEPVDEHKEETESDSESEEEKVKEMQSSPRGRRRCVGSRVKLEREAPSRPEKRGENMEEQQREVRRRSSRRMDDSEKGSDEDEDDEDDEDEEFKMSEDEDGDSVTGTKVRVKYGRGKTQKIYEAHIKKTDVDNGEQFYLVHYYGWNVRYDEWVKADRIIWPAEKGSKKRQKKKVKNKDKDEPDKDEDKPTAAPPKPTGAKRGRPPIRTTPSSAAGRSVSTTPSSEGRSNGKNRMETTSSMANGDNTPRRRTRRTSGMYDSDRASNEDSGNSSDDSESEDPPDKKPLPWRSRAEAQSCPVEEEEEEAPEEEEEEEEEEEEEPSEVADVTASPSNAVTMATTAQPPAAAATPPSIPQEKVLSQPEEEEKEAEPEGDATVSPPPLENKMSLVTKTTPVQDKMSPVTKTTPVQDKMCLVAKMTPVQDKNKMSPKQEVIAEASPSRTLPPPDNVSKTPERLPAAAEEDDRSPPLSSPRVKGRRTNLREGGTETPPRIPVCSPASSPSQTAALSSPPRGVLKRQDEPMVVLHCLPSQRLPLESTADDSDTDSATEEEEVEDDGEERNAAIKRKATEQRATEKKPRPDRKQEDAASPKTPAATPKMAAGASPKTFPSPVLSERRSEAVTKAEDWPRPAEEPSEERLVGGGTKEPEVHARTPPPAPETAGPAPAEELEPPMGPEALVCHEVDLDDPDEKEKPVSSEHLLLMMREQQAPPPLPHLLHTALPSPRLPKPQVRPFFPVATPNSAPCPEELHSAKSGGEEERGAARAEPEGDSSPGFDASSSSTSLLSLQDSKDRGHKRMTDCNSSPSAKKQKRNQKRLSTPGKVEKNGAGHSSDSEDQSRLSLKSQKSRCPGLSSPSSHSKDKQSFPSPQRTYKWTFQLDELDSMSSTERISFLQEKLQEIRKYYMTLKSEVASIDRRRKRLKKKEREVSNTTASTSSGSSDTGMSPSSASPTQNTVAVECR, via the exons ATGAAG GCAGCAGACGAGCCTGCCTACCTGACTGTGGGGACGGATGTCAGCGCCAAGTACAGAGGAGCTTTCTGTGAGGCCAAGATCAAGACGGTTAAACGGATGGTGAAGGTGAAG gTGACTCTGAAAGGTGAAAGTACGTCCCAGGTGGTTCAGGACGACCAAGTCAAAGGACCTCTGAGG GTGGGTTCCACGGTGGAGGTGAAGACCAACGAGGGTTTATGCAGTGAAGCCGTCATCAGTAAACTGACCGACGCCAGCCTCTACACTGTGG TGTTTGACGATGGAGATGAGAAAACTCTTCGCCGGACGTCTCTGTGTCTGAAGGGAGAGAGACACTTTGCAGAGAGCGAG ACGCTGGATCAGCTGCCGCTCACCAACCCGGAGCATTTTGGGACTCCGGTCATCGGAAAGAAGATGAACCGAGGAGGACGGCGTTCGTCTCAGGCTGT GGCCGACGAAGAGAACGAGTCTTCGTCCAGcgaggacgaggaggacgacCGGAGGAGGCTGAACGACGAGCTGCTGGGAGCCGTGTGCAGCATTGAGAACGTGGAGGAGTCCAGCAGCTGGTTCTTGGCTCTG GTGGTGTCTCCCAGCTGTAACGATGAGCTGGTGGTGAAGAAGGACCAGTGTCTGGTCCGGTCGTTCGGCGACGGAAAGTT CTACACGGTGGCGAGGAGACATGTCCACACCGTTAACTCCCTCAGCCTCACCAAGTCTGAGTTCTCCAACAGGAGAG GTCTGGAAGCGGCCCAGATGTTCCTGAGGAGCAGGGAGGTTTCAGATGTCTGGAAGATGGACATGAGTCAGATCCTGGACTCGTCCTCCAGCGAAGACGAGGACGgcgaagaggagaaggagagcgaggaggaggacgacgacgacgatgaggagaagaagaagaagaagcacatAAAGGAGGAG CCAGAGGAGGAGTTAGACCCTGAGGAGAGAGACCacttcctgcagcagctctaCAAGTTCATGGAGGACAGAG ggacTCCCATCAACAAACCTCCAGTTTTGGGCTACAAAGATCTGAACCTGTTCAAGCTGTTCCGGCTGGTTTATCAGCTGGGAGGCTGCCACAAG ATTGAGTCCGGTACCGTGTGGAAGCAGGTCTACATGGATCTGGGGATCCCTGTTCTCAACTCTGCCGCGTCCTACAACGTAAAGACGGCCTACAAAAA GTACCTGTACGGCTTCGAGGAGTACTGCCGCTCTGCCTCCATCACCTTCAGAACCATCCATCACAACAACCCCCGCCCTCCTGCACCACCAGCCAATCAGAAGCCAGCAGGGGCGGAGCCTAAAGAGCCCACCACGCCGCAGGTGAAGGTGGAACCTGTGGACGAACACAAGGAGGAGACTGAGTCGGACAGCGAGAGCGAGGAGGAGAAAGTGAAGGAGATGCAGTCGTCCCCGAGG gggaggaggaggtgcgTCGGGAGTCGGGTGAAGCTGGAGAGAGAAGCTCCGTCCAGACCGGAGAAACGAGGAGAGAACatggaggagcagcagagggagGTGAGGAGAcgcagcagcaggaggatggACGACTCCGAGAAGGGCTCAGACGAAGACGAGGACGACGAGGACGACGAAGACGAGGAGTTTAAAAT GAGTGAGGATGAGGACGGAGACTCGGTGACGGGGACGAAGGTTCGGGTGAAGTACGGCCGAGGAAAGACTCAGAAGATCTACGAGGCTCACATCAAGAAGACGGACGTAGACAACGGAGAACAGTTCTACCTGGTTCACTACTACGGCTGGAACGTCAG GTACGACGAGTGGGTGAAGGCCGACCGCATCATCTGGCCGGCAGAGAAAGGAAGCAAGAagaggcagaagaagaaggtgaag AACAAAGACAAGGATGAGCCGGACAAGGACGAAGACAAACCGACGGCAGCGCCTCCGAAGCCGACAGGAGCGAAGCGAGGACGTCCTCCCATCAGAACCACACCGAGCAGCGCTGCCGGACGCAGCGTTTCCACGACGCCCAGCAGTGAAGGACGGTCCAACGGAAAGAACAGGATGGAGACGACGTCCAGCATGGCCAACGGAGACA ataCTCCTCgcaggagaaccaggagaacgTCTGGCATGTACGACTCAGATCGAGCGTCCAACG AGGATTCTGGGAACTCATCAGATGACAGCGAATCAGAAGATCCGCCTGACAAAAAGCCGTTGCCGTGGCGATCGAGGGCTGAAGCCCAGTCCTGcccggtggaggaggaggaggaggaggcgccagaggaggaggaagaagaagaggaggaggaagaggaggagccgAGTGAGGTTGCTGATGTCACAGCTTCTCCTAGCAACGcagtaaccatggcaacaacagcacaaccaccagctgctgcagctacaCCTCCCAGCATCCCTCAGGAGAAAGTCCTGAGCCAaccggaggaggaggaaaaggaggcgGAGCCTGAAGGAGACGCCACCGTGTCGCCGCCTCCCCTGGAGAACAAAATGTCTCTGGTTACCAAGACGACACCTGTCCAGGACAAAATGTCTCCTGTTACCAAGACGACACCTGTCCAGGACAAAATGTGTCTGGTTGCTAAGATGACACCTGtccaggacaaaaacaagatgtctcctaaacaggaagtgatcGCTGAGGCATCTCCTAGCAGGACGCTGCCGCCGCCCGACAATGTCAGCAAAACTCCTGAGAGACTGCCGGCCGCCGCCGAGGAGGACGACCGCTCCCCCCCTCTGTCCTCCCCCAGGGTCAAGGGTCGACGGACCAACCTCAGGGAGGGAGGCACTGAGACTCCTCCCAGAATCCCCGTCTGTAGCCCCGCCTCCAGCCCCTCCCAGACCGCCGCACTGTCATCGCCTCCTCGTGGCGTCCTGAAGCGGCAGGATGAGCCGATGGTGGTTCTTCACTGCCTCCCCTCGCAGCGCCTCCCCCTCGAGTCTACCGCCGACGACTCCGACACTGACTCGGccaccgaggaggaggaggtggaggacgaCGGCGAGGAGAGAAACGCCGCCATCAAACGAAAGGCGACGGAGCAGAGAGCCACCGAGAAGAAGCCCCGCCCAGACAGGAAGCAGGAGGACGCCGCTTCCCCCAAAACCCCTGCCGCCACACCCAAGATGGCTGCCGGAGCATCTCCAAAAACCTTCCCCTCGCCGGTGCTCTCCGAGAGGCGGAGCGAGGCGGTGACGAAGGCGGAGGATTGGCCCCGCCCCGCAGAGGAGCCGTCAGAGGAGCGTCTGGTGGGTGGAGGCACAAAGGAGCCTGAGGTGCATGCTCGGACACCTCCCCCCGCCCCCGAGACCGCGGGCCCCGCACCTGCCGAGGAGCTGGAGCCGCCGATGGGCCCCGAGGCGCTCGTCTGCCACGAGGTCGACCTGGACGACCCCGACGAGAAGGAGAAGCCCGTCTCCTCGGAGCACCTCCTCCTGATGATGCGGGAGCAGCAGGCTCCGCCCCCACTGCCCCACCTCCTCCACACTGCCCTCCCCTCCCCCCGCCTCCCCAAGCCTCAGGTCCGCCCCTTCTTCCCCGTCGCCACACCAAACTCCGCCCCCTGCCCTGAGGAGCTCCACTCGGCCAAGAGCGGCGGTGAGGAGGAGCGAGGAGCAGCGAGGGCGGAGCCTGAGGGCGACTCCAGCCCCGGGTTCGACgcctcctcgtcctccacctCCCTGCTGTCACTGCAGGACAGCAAAGATCGAG GTCATAAGAGGATGACAGACTGCAACTCCAGTCCATCAGCCAAGAAGCAGAAACGCAACCAGAAGCGACTGAGCACACCTGGAAAGGTGGAGAAGAACGGAGCAG GTCACAGCAGTGACAGCGAGGACCAGTCTCGACTGTCTCTAAAGTCTCAGAAGTCTCGTTGTCCTGGACTTTCATCTCCGTCGTCTCACAGTAAAGACAAACAGAGCTTCCCGTCTCCTCAGAGGACCTACAAGTGGACCTTTCAGCTCG aCGAGCTGGACAGCATGTCGAGCACAGAGAGGATCTCCTTCCtccaggagaagctgcaggagatCAGGAAGTACTACATGACGCTGAAGTCGGAGGTCGCCTCCATCGACCGAcgcaggaagagactaaagaagaaggagagggaAG TGTCCAACACGACAGCGTCCACGTCTTCGGGCTCCTCGGACACCGGCATGAGTCCGTCCTCGGCGTCGCCCACTCAGAACACGGTTGCCGTGGAGTGCAGGTGA
- the psma3 gene encoding proteasome subunit alpha type-3, with protein sequence MSSIGTGYDLSASTFSPDGRVFQVEYAMKAVENSSTAIGIRCKDGIVFGVEKLVLSKLYEDGSNKRIFNIDRHVGMAVAGLLADARSLAEVAREEASNFRSNYGHDIPLKHLSDRVAMYVHAYTLYSAVRPFGCSFILGSYDKDDGPQLYMVDPSGISYGYWGCAIGKAKQAAKTEIEKLQMKEMTCRELVKEVAKIIYIVHDEVKDKAFELELSWVGEVTNGRHEFVPKDVREEAEKYAKDSLEEEDDSDEDNM encoded by the exons TACGACCTGTCGGCCTCCACCTTCTCTCCAGATGGACGAGTGTTTCAGGTGGAATACGCCATGAAGGCCGTGGAGAACAGCAG CACAGCCATTGGGATCCGCTGTAAGGACGGCATCGTGTTCGGGGTGGAAAAGCTCGTTCTGTCCAAACTGTACGAAGACGGATCCAACAAACGCATCTTCAACATCGACAGACACGTCGGCATg gCTGTAGCTGGACTGTTGGCTGATGCTCGATCGCTCGCTGAAGTCGCCAGAGAAGAAGCTTCAAACTTCAGATCAAACTACGGACACGACATTCCTCTGAAG CACCTGTCGGACAGAGTGGCCATGTACGTCCACGCCTACACCCTGTACAGCGCCGTCAGGCCGTTCGGCTGCAG TTTCATCCTGGGTTCGTATGACAAAGACGACGGTCCTCAGCTCTACATGGTCGACCCGTCTGGCATCTCATAC ggttACTGGGGATGCGCCATCGGAAAAGCAAAACAAGCCGCCAAGACGGAGATCGAGAAGCTGCAG ATGAAGGAGATGACGTGCAGAGAGCTGGTTAAAGAAGTCGCTAAAAT AATCTACATTGTTCACGACGAGGTGAAGGACAAAGCGTTTGAGTTGGAGCTCAGCTGGGTGGGAGAAG TCACAAATGGACGACACGAGTTTGTACCCAAAGACGTCagagaggaagcagagaaaTACGCCAAG gactctctggaggaggaggacgactCCGACGAGGACAACATGTAA